In a single window of the Verrucomicrobiia bacterium genome:
- a CDS encoding ATP-binding protein: MEASNHDLIRRFRRWLAKLACCSCLLGTGVSTHAELLLRESFNQPVADFSPVAGAPGWRALALYNGVVTDFSFVTPGDKFPNLSHTASVNGVDGPGYLVLGSGQNVSNVLAWLECRLPLTGCPSSTISFYTKNDLAGATERLVVRVGSQWYATVQTFGDDGGNVEWKLNTFRFSTAAQSWQLLDTNALALGARAAGPLPSAEIEAIGFLGHGAGSGKIRIDELHVRCGSLVMDPTLRVGSWIWSDETKDRQYCRIWKTFELPANSAISKARLRITADNSYDVYLDGEKIGQGAEWRRLTEYDLTLLLRPGSHVLAVQAFNEVGAAGLLAGITVDLDDGRVLEIPSDSSWRIVPDDQKGWIKKSSPQPSWGSARIVAHLHDYPGFPNRPQVLFPSALQPVMIRFWQRGWFQITMLTTSVIFVVFYFRLLARLALQSKSQEVLQRERARIARDIHDDLGAGLTQLVLLGEAEQREAAAQPEMRAKFESISEAGRRLLRSIDEVVWLVNSQRDSLQDFEAYICRYAENFLRASSVRCRLDVDSEVPPFSFNLAARRSLFLVIKEALNNAVRHSGASEVELTIQVVNDEVRVRIKDNGKGFDPAQGKPERDGLTNMSQRMREIGGRCQITSQPGSGCCVELTAPLRDRERGVRGWWRRWTKSRIAKKHLS; encoded by the coding sequence ATGGAAGCCAGCAACCATGATTTGATCAGGCGTTTTCGCCGATGGCTTGCGAAACTCGCCTGCTGCTCCTGCCTCCTCGGCACGGGCGTTTCGACCCACGCAGAGTTGTTGCTGCGCGAAAGCTTTAATCAACCCGTCGCTGATTTCAGCCCAGTGGCAGGTGCCCCCGGCTGGCGAGCCCTGGCGCTTTACAACGGAGTGGTGACTGACTTTTCGTTTGTCACACCTGGCGACAAATTTCCCAATCTGTCGCACACCGCGAGCGTTAACGGCGTGGACGGGCCGGGTTACCTCGTTCTCGGCTCCGGTCAAAACGTAAGCAACGTCCTCGCCTGGCTGGAATGCCGTTTGCCCTTGACCGGTTGTCCTTCGAGCACCATCAGTTTCTACACAAAGAACGATCTGGCGGGCGCGACCGAACGGCTCGTGGTCCGGGTTGGTTCACAATGGTACGCGACTGTGCAAACCTTCGGCGACGACGGAGGAAACGTGGAGTGGAAGTTGAACACATTCCGGTTCTCCACCGCAGCTCAGTCCTGGCAATTGCTCGATACCAATGCCCTGGCCTTGGGAGCGCGCGCGGCAGGCCCGCTTCCTTCAGCAGAAATCGAGGCGATTGGTTTCCTGGGGCACGGGGCTGGTTCTGGCAAAATCCGCATTGATGAGCTGCACGTGCGTTGCGGTTCGTTGGTCATGGATCCAACTTTGCGCGTGGGATCGTGGATCTGGTCCGATGAAACCAAGGATCGCCAATACTGCCGCATCTGGAAAACGTTTGAACTGCCTGCCAACTCTGCGATCAGCAAGGCACGTCTGCGCATCACGGCGGACAATTCCTACGACGTTTATCTGGATGGCGAAAAAATTGGCCAGGGCGCGGAATGGCGCCGGCTGACGGAATACGATTTGACGCTGCTGCTGCGGCCGGGATCTCACGTATTGGCAGTGCAGGCTTTCAACGAGGTTGGTGCCGCTGGCCTGCTTGCCGGCATCACCGTGGACTTGGATGACGGGCGGGTCCTGGAAATTCCTTCGGATTCCTCGTGGCGGATCGTACCCGACGATCAGAAGGGATGGATCAAGAAAAGCAGCCCGCAACCGAGCTGGGGCTCGGCCCGCATTGTCGCCCACTTGCATGATTACCCGGGATTTCCAAATCGTCCGCAGGTGCTGTTTCCATCCGCACTGCAACCGGTCATGATCCGATTCTGGCAACGCGGCTGGTTTCAAATCACCATGCTGACGACTTCCGTCATTTTCGTGGTCTTCTATTTTCGCCTGCTGGCGCGACTGGCGCTGCAATCGAAATCGCAGGAGGTGCTGCAGCGCGAACGGGCGCGCATCGCGCGAGACATTCACGACGACCTCGGCGCAGGCCTCACACAGCTCGTGTTGTTGGGTGAAGCGGAACAACGGGAAGCGGCAGCGCAGCCGGAAATGCGTGCGAAGTTCGAGAGCATCTCGGAAGCGGGCCGCCGGTTGCTGCGTTCGATTGATGAAGTCGTCTGGCTGGTTAATTCCCAACGCGACAGCCTCCAGGATTTTGAGGCGTATATCTGCCGTTACGCTGAGAACTTCCTGCGTGCGAGTTCCGTGCGCTGCCGGCTGGACGTCGATTCCGAGGTCCCGCCATTCAGTTTTAATCTTGCAGCACGTCGCAGCCTGTTCCTCGTCATCAAGGAAGCACTGAACAATGCGGTGCGGCATTCCGGGGCAAGCGAGGTGGAACTGACGATCCAGGTGGTTAACGACGAGGTGCGCGTGCGAATCAAAGACAACGGAAAAGGTTTTGATCCGGCGCAGGGGAAACCTGAGCGTGACGGCTTGACGAACATGTCGCAGCGCATGAGGGAAATCGGAGGCCGTTGCCAGATCACAAGCCAGCCCGGAAGCGGCTGTTGTGTGGAATTGACGGCTCCGCTCCGGGATCGGGAACGCGGTGTGCGCGGTTGGTGGCGGCGCTGGACAAAATCCCGGATCGCGAAGAAACATCTCTCATGA